One Castanea sativa cultivar Marrone di Chiusa Pesio chromosome 4, ASM4071231v1 DNA window includes the following coding sequences:
- the LOC142632706 gene encoding uncharacterized protein LOC142632706, which yields MDVGHIILDRPWLYDLDVTLHGRSNYCSFMFEDKKIVLNRLKPKPIDMSKKPEVPKAKGLNIISPKAFERVAVQESIVFVLVAKELHGETCEEQPEEVKSVLQEFKHVFPEELTDHLSPMRDVQHAIDFVPRATLPNLPHYRMSPA from the coding sequence ATGGATGTAGGGCATATTATCTTAGATAGACCTTGGCTTTATGATTTGGATGTCACCCTTCATGGGCGATCCAATTATTGCTCATTTATGTTTGAAGATAAGAAGATTGTGCTCAATCGTTTGAAACCCAAGCCAATCGACATGAGCAAGAAGCCAGAAGTGCCGAAGGCGAAAGGTCTAAACATCATAAGCCCAAAGGCATTTGAAAGGGTAGCAGTTCAAGAATCCATTGTGTTTGTCTTAGTTGCCAAGGAACTTCATGGAGAGACTTGTGAAGAGCAACCTGAAGAAGTGAAGTCAGTGCTCCAAGAATTTAAACATGTTTTCCCTGAGGAACTCACCGATCATTTATCGCCTATGCGTGACGTACAACACGCCATAGATTTTGTGCCCAGAGCAACCCTACCAAACTTGCCTCACTATAGAATGAGCCCTGCATAA